DNA from Desulfatirhabdium butyrativorans DSM 18734:
CCATCGGCGGCGCCATCAGTCCGTCCTACATGCAAATCGGAGCGGACGGCATCATCCAGGAAACCAAGCATTCCAACCTGATTTACACGGCGATCCGGGATGCCTGCATCGTATTGAACCATACGCAGCAACTTGAGAAGGTTCCATAAAGATCAACCGTCATTCCGATTCAATCCGATTAGGCCATCATATTAAAGACGTATCCACCGATGACCGCCGTTGCAAAAATGACCATCACAATGGCTGCGACCAGTTGCTTTCGAAAGATACCGGCCAGCATGGTCATTTCTGGAATGGCCATTCCGGCCCCGCCGATAATCAGCGCTATGACGGCGCCCATGCTCATCCCTTTCTGCGCCAATGCCAGTCCGATGGGAATGGCCGTTTCTGCCCGGATATACAGGGGAATACCGATCAGGGCGGCTACCGGAATCGCCAGCGGATTATCGGGGCCTGCAACCCGCACCACAAATTCCTGGGGCATATAACCGTAAATGCCTGCACCTATTCCGACACCGATGAGAAGATAGACGAGAACCGCCCGAAAATCACCCCATGCCGATTGCAGCGCCGATTTCAGTTTTTCTGAAAAAGAGGGTTCATACATCTTGAAAGGCGATGGACCGGAACAGGAACAGCAGCAGCTTTGTTTTTCCCGAATCGCCTTCACATAGGATACGCATCCGGTTCTTTCCAGAAGCCATCCAAAAAACATGGAACCGATAAAGGTCACGCCGGTGTAGAGAATGCATGCCTTGATCCCCATCAATGTGGCCACCATCGTGATGATGACCGGGTTCAGGATCGGAGATGCAATGACGAAGGACATGACCGGCCCGAAAGGTGCGCCGGCATTCAACAGCCCCAATGTCATCGGAATGGTTGAGCAGGCGCAGAACGGAGTCAGTGCACCGACCCCGGCTCCCAGGAAATTGCCCCAAACCCCGCGTTTGGATAGCCAGGAACGCAGCTTTTCCTGCGGAATGTACATCAGAACCAACGCAACAATTGTGCTGATTCCAATAAAGAGAACCGTCAGCTCTGCAGTGATGAACAGGAAATATTCAAGCGTTTTGACCAGGGAATTCATCGAAGCCTCCATATTGGTTGATAATGTCAACTAATAAATCCAAAAAATTACCGTTTCACTGTTCGAGACAGGGTTACCAACAGTTCTTTCATCTGCCGGGCATTGCCTTCCGGCATCCTGGAAAACATCCGTTCCAATTTCTGGATATAACCGGCATCCGCCGATCGGAGCATTTCTTCCCCGATTTCCGTGATCGCCACACAGCAGAATCGGCCGTCTTGTTCCGACTTGATCTTCCGGACATATCCCTTCTTTTCCAGCCGGTTCACGACACGGGTCGCACCGCTCTTGGTGAATCCAAGCTGCCGCCCGATATCCTGAACCGGGCAGTCCGGCGTTTCTGCCACCTTCTCCAGGGCCAGAAATTCCGGCATGGAAAGATTCGCGCAGCACTCTCCGTCCAGCCCTTTCGGGCCAAAATGCCAGACGATTTCTCTCAAGGCGCGGGTGATATCGGCCATTTCGACGGAATTCATCACATTTCCTTTGTGAAAGGGTCTGAGCGGAAAGCATCCCTTTTCTGGAACCCATCCCCTGCGGCCGGACAATTTCGCGAAACGGTGAGAAAGCAGCCATCCCTCTGGCTCAGGGCAGACAAAAATCGGGATTCCCTTCAGAGGCTGAGATATCCGTTTACGGCAGCATAATAGGATTGATAGTTGTCATTGTCAACCAATTTTTGTTATGTTGAACGTGTTGGAAGTTTTCAAAAGGGTGAACGGGATGATGATCGCAACCGATGGCGCAAACAATCCAAACACCTCATCCCAATGCTTTACGGGGAGAAGCGAAATGGTCTTTGAGCTTTCCGGGGATGTCGTGTAGTATGGGTAGGCAAGGTTTTTTCATAACGCAGGAAACTTCTCAGTGTTGCAAGCCGGAATGACGCATCAGGACTTTTGCAATTGACTCCTCATCTCCTGCTCAAACGGAAAACCACCGTAGGGGCCAGTAAATCGACGGGGGAGACGGGCTGCACTGCCGACTACAGTATTTTCACGATATATCATAGGAGATTCATAAATGGTTTTGACAATTTCTGAAGATGACTGGATGAAGATGAAGGAAACCCTATTGGATCGCGATTCGGAAGCGGCATTGGAAATCGTCCGGGAATTTGTCAAGCGGCTGGAAATTCAGGCTGGCCAAAGGATGAAATCCCATCTGGACGGGCACTGACCAAGAAGTGGCAAGCCATGCCGTGCTGGTAAGGAAGGCCTTCCTTGAACAACAACGATCTGCAGGTAACATGCGTCTAAATCCAACTCCAATTACGGGCGGTGACTCAATTCGTACTATAAACCGATATGCATATCCAGCATCTGCGCATGTCTTCATCGGGATTTTTAATTGACTCCGAGCATTGAGGTACGTTAGAAGAAAAGCCAAATTTTCGGTGGCAAGACTCAATTCTGCAAGCCCCTCTGTTGATTGCTCCGAAAAGAAGAACCTGCTGAAATTGAATAGAAACATTCGTTAAAAATGGAAAAGATCGATGAAAAAACCTGTACAACGGACAACCGTCCCTGGGCCCAAAGCATTGGAGTGGATCTCCAGGGACGCAAAAATTCTCTCCCCTTCCCTCCCCCGGGAATACCCGCTTGTCGCTGTCCGCGGAAACGGTCAATGGATTGAAGACATAGACGGTAACGAATATCTGGATTTCACCTCCGGCATCGCCGTATGCAACACCGGCCACTGCCACCCCAAAATCGTCGAGGCCATCCAGCGTCAGGCCGCAAATCTCATCCACATGTGCGGCTCCGATTTTTATCACCTGCCCATGATCCGCTTCGCCGAGAGGCTGGCTGCCATTACACCCGGAGATTTCGAAAAACGTGTCCTGCTGGCCAATTCCGGTGCGGAGGCGGTCGAGGCCGGATTCAAGCTGGCCCGCTGGCACAGCGGCCGGGACAAGGCCATCGCTTTTCTCGGGGCATTCCACGGCAGAACCATGGGAGCACTCTCGCTTACGGCATCGAAGGCCGTCCAGCGAAAAGGCTTCAGCTCCTTTGTGCCTGGGATCCATCACGTTCCCTATGCCCATTGCTACCGGTGCGCCTTCCGACTCACCTACCCTGCCTGCGATTTCGAATGCATCCGCTTCATCGAAGCGCATCTGTTCCGAACCATTCTGCCAGCGGAAGAAGTCGCCGTCATCGTGATCGAACCCATTCAGGGGGAAGGCGGTTATGTGGTGCCGCCTGCAGGTTACCACGAGCGGCTCAAGCGACTTGCCGAAACCTATGGCATTCTGTACATGACCGACGAAATCCAGAGCGGGATGGGCCGAACGGGCAAGCTTTTCGCCATGGAGCACTTCGGCGTTGCCGCGGATATCGTCACCATGGCCAAGGGCATTGCCTCGGGCATGCCGCTCAGCGCGCTGGTGGCCAGGGCAGAGGTCATGAACTGGACCCGCGGCGCCCACGGTTCGACCTACGGCGGAAACCCCATCGCCTGCGAGGCGGCCATCGCATCCCTCGATGTCATTCAGTCGGGCCTGATCGACAATGCACGGGTGCTTGGCGAAAGATTGCGGGCCGGCTTGGATGCACTGGCCAGCCGATACGAATGCATGGGCGATGTGCGCGGGCTTGGCCTGATGCAGGCCGTCGAATTTGTCGATGATCGGATTCGAAAAAATCCCGACAAGACCTTGCGGGATGCCGTGCTTCAGGGCTGTTTCCAGAAAGGGCTGCTGCTGTTGAGCTGCGGGGAAAGCGTCATCCGTTTCTGCCCGCCGCTGATCGTATCGGCCGGGGATATCGACGTTGCGCTCGACATTTACGAATCCGTTCTGAAATCGTTACGCAGTTGAGGGAGACATTCGAAAATGCCCCCCAGGCAGGCCATCCTTGCAGAAAACATTCACAAACGATTCGGCTCCCTCGATGTACTCAAGGGAGTATCCCTCTCGGCAAACGAAGGTGACGTCATCGCCCTGATCGGATCGAGCGGATCCGGCAAAAGCACCCTGCTGCGGTGCATCAATCTGCTCGAAAAGCCGGATTCCGGAAACATCACCATTGCAGGAGAGCGCATCCGCCTCATTGTCAACAAAAGAGGCGAAACCGTTCCGCAGGACCGCAAACAGGTCGATCGGATTCGCTCGAAGCTCGGCATGGTGTTTCAGCATTTCAATCTCTGGAGCCACATGACCATTCTCGAGAATGTCATCGAGGCGCCGGTTCATGTGCTTAAAAAGCCCAAGAAGGAAAGCATCGAGCTGGCCATGAGCCTTCTGGGCAAGGTCGGCATCGAAGACAAGGCGAAATGCTACCCGTCCCAACTCTCCGGGGGACAACAGCAGCGGGCGGCCATCGCACGAGCCCTGGCCATGGAACCCGCCGCTCTCCTGGTGGATGAACCGACATCGGCGCTGGATCCCGAGCTTGTCGGGGAAGTGCTTCGGGTCATGCAGCAACTGGCCGAAGAAGGCCGCACGATGATCATCGCCACCCATGAAATGGAATTCGCCAAACAGGTTTCCTCAAATGTCATGTTTCTGCATAACGGCGTTGTAGAAGATCAGGGACCGCCGGAATACCTTTTCGGGAATCCCCAATCAGAGCGGTGCAGACAGTTTCTGTCCGGCATTTTGTCCAAACGATGAAAGCGCTTTCATGCGCAATGCGCGTTTAGAAAGCAAGAAAACAGAATTCCCGTTCCCACCATTCCGGCGGAAGCCGGGGACCGGAACGAGCTCAAAAGATACAAGGAATGCGTTTTGCCTGGACCGGGTGATGATCGGATCATCATAAACCGGCTCCATTTGTTCAACTTCAATCAAAGGAGA
Protein-coding regions in this window:
- a CDS encoding MarR family winged helix-turn-helix transcriptional regulator; the encoded protein is MNSVEMADITRALREIVWHFGPKGLDGECCANLSMPEFLALEKVAETPDCPVQDIGRQLGFTKSGATRVVNRLEKKGYVRKIKSEQDGRFCCVAITEIGEEMLRSADAGYIQKLERMFSRMPEGNARQMKELLVTLSRTVKR
- a CDS encoding acetyl ornithine aminotransferase family protein codes for the protein MKKPVQRTTVPGPKALEWISRDAKILSPSLPREYPLVAVRGNGQWIEDIDGNEYLDFTSGIAVCNTGHCHPKIVEAIQRQAANLIHMCGSDFYHLPMIRFAERLAAITPGDFEKRVLLANSGAEAVEAGFKLARWHSGRDKAIAFLGAFHGRTMGALSLTASKAVQRKGFSSFVPGIHHVPYAHCYRCAFRLTYPACDFECIRFIEAHLFRTILPAEEVAVIVIEPIQGEGGYVVPPAGYHERLKRLAETYGILYMTDEIQSGMGRTGKLFAMEHFGVAADIVTMAKGIASGMPLSALVARAEVMNWTRGAHGSTYGGNPIACEAAIASLDVIQSGLIDNARVLGERLRAGLDALASRYECMGDVRGLGLMQAVEFVDDRIRKNPDKTLRDAVLQGCFQKGLLLLSCGESVIRFCPPLIVSAGDIDVALDIYESVLKSLRS
- a CDS encoding permease; this translates as MNSLVKTLEYFLFITAELTVLFIGISTIVALVLMYIPQEKLRSWLSKRGVWGNFLGAGVGALTPFCACSTIPMTLGLLNAGAPFGPVMSFVIASPILNPVIITMVATLMGIKACILYTGVTFIGSMFFGWLLERTGCVSYVKAIREKQSCCCSCSGPSPFKMYEPSFSEKLKSALQSAWGDFRAVLVYLLIGVGIGAGIYGYMPQEFVVRVAGPDNPLAIPVAALIGIPLYIRAETAIPIGLALAQKGMSMGAVIALIIGGAGMAIPEMTMLAGIFRKQLVAAIVMVIFATAVIGGYVFNMMA
- a CDS encoding ABC transporter ATP-binding protein, giving the protein MPPRQAILAENIHKRFGSLDVLKGVSLSANEGDVIALIGSSGSGKSTLLRCINLLEKPDSGNITIAGERIRLIVNKRGETVPQDRKQVDRIRSKLGMVFQHFNLWSHMTILENVIEAPVHVLKKPKKESIELAMSLLGKVGIEDKAKCYPSQLSGGQQQRAAIARALAMEPAALLVDEPTSALDPELVGEVLRVMQQLAEEGRTMIIATHEMEFAKQVSSNVMFLHNGVVEDQGPPEYLFGNPQSERCRQFLSGILSKR